A single genomic interval of Malania oleifera isolate guangnan ecotype guangnan chromosome 13, ASM2987363v1, whole genome shotgun sequence harbors:
- the LOC131145710 gene encoding ankyrin repeat-containing protein ITN1-like, with the protein MPARQRSADIVSNHEAQKNQRNATLYDALMKRNWVSAKALCRQFPERALHILTVHDDTVLHLVACAEQRDLAIYLLHDVPQEHLDKMIRQNHVGNTVLHEAAIMSDKALAEELLWRVPCLLAMRNNLGETALFQAARFGREEVFCLLSEKMSSYDRESQQTFLQRIDKTTILHIAVLRRHFGIAIKITEAFPHLVQIKDGDGMTALQLFSCDASNFSEERKRKELEQASMLAEVLIEEDNSWEATYPGVGQSKVKTHKYGFTSQGCRPMDKRPIAIDTASGGPSPWAGCRLKVKSPLSQIPLFLATKAGCIQIVRAILEKYPQAIEYTDHSGQTILHLAIKYRQLEIFELVKEMPLAWKRMKEKIDNKGNTILHMVGKKRKNYVPEKMLSPLEHLLSPLNQWLSPLDQMLNPLDQLQDELDWFDHVKGEMVESLINHQNDNMQTAEALFENTTLELHNEAKDWLYRTAERCSTLAALIATLAFAAAYTVPGGPNQSTGLPILSSRPFFLVFTMADGLSLAFALTAVVIFLSVPTSLFRFRDAKRSLPDKLTMGFTFLFLSVVMMMVAFASTMVLMIHQKDNWVKIVLCCVAYFMVGIFAMTNSHIILSINKNKLKRLKQAFHTPAS; encoded by the exons ATGCCAGCGCGACAGAGGAGTGCTGACATTGTCAGCAATCACGAAGCCCAGAAGAATCAGCGTAACGCCACTCTATACGATGCTCTGATGAAACGAAACTGGGTAAGCGCAAAGGCGCTCTGCCGGCAATTTCCAGAGCGGGCGCTGCACATACTCACAGTGCACGACGACACCGTCCTCCACTTGGTCGCTTGCGCCGAGCAACGCGATTTGGCGATATACCTGCTACATGACGTGCCGCAAGAGCATCTTGACAAGATGATCCGCCAGAACCACGTCGGAAACACGGTCCTGCACGAGGCGGCCATCATGAGCGACAAGGCGTTGGCGGAGGAGTTGCTCTGGAGGGTGCCGTGTCTGCTCGCCATGCGCAACAACCTCGGGGAGACCGCCCTGTTCCAGGCCGCGCGGTTTGGGAGGGAGGAGGTCTTCTGTTTGCTTTCCGAAAAAATGTCATCGTACGATCGAGAGAGCCAGCAAACCTTCCTGCAGAGGATCGATAAGACCACAATTCTTCACATCGCAGTGCTGAGAAGGCACTTCG GTATAGCCATAAAAATTACAGAGGCGTTCCCGCATCTAGTTCAAATTAAAGATGGGGATGGGATGACCGCCCTCCAACTTTTTTCATGTGATGCATCAAATTTTAGTGAAGAAAGAAAACGAAAAGAACTGGAACAGGCTTCGATGCTTGCGGAGGTATTAATTGAAGAGGATAACTCTTGGGAGGCTACATATCCCGGGGTGGGCCAGAGTAAGGTCAAAACCCACAAATATGGTTTCACTTCTCAAGGTTGTAGGCCCATGGATAAAAGGCCCATAGCTATTGATACCGCAAGTGGAGGCCCAAGCCCATGGGCAGGGTGCCGATTGAAGGTAAAATCCCCCCTCTCTCAAATTCCACTGTTTTTGGCTACCAAGGCAGGTTGTATTCAGATTGTTCGAGCAATACTGGAAAAGTACCCTCAAGCAATTGAATATACCGATCATTCTGGTCAGACCATTTTGCATTTGGCAATCAAGTATCGGCAGTTGGAAATTTTTGAGCTGGTGAAGGAAATGCCATTGGCATGGAAGAGGATGAAAGAGAAGATTGACAATAAAGGGAACACCATCTTGCACATGGTCggcaaaaaaagaaagaattatGTGCCAGAAAAAATGTTGAGCCCCCTAGAGCATTTGTTGAGCCCTCTAAATCAATGGTTGAGCCCCCTAGATCAAATGTTGAACCCCCTAGATCAATTGCAGGACGAGTTAGATTGGTTTGAT CATGTGAAGGGTGAAATGGTGGAATCTCTTATCAATCATCAGAATGACAATATGCAAACAGCTGAAGCACTGTTTGAGAATACAACCTTGGAACTTCATAATGAAGCCAAAGATTGGTTGTACCGCACCGCTGAAAGATGCTCTACTCTTGCAGCCCTCATCGCCACTTTGGCCTTTGCTGCAGCATACACAGTTCCAGGAGGTCCAAACCAATCTACTGGTCTCCCAATCCTCAGTTCTCGCCCATTCTTTTTGGTTTTCACTATGGCAGATGGCCTCTCCCTTGCATTTGCTCTCACCGCCGTGGTTATATTTCTGTCTGTACCCACATCGCTATTTCGCTTTAGAGATGCCAAGCGTTCTCTTCCTGACAAGCTCACAATGGGATTTACATTTCTCTTCCTTTCAGTGGTGATGATGATGGTAGCGTTTGCATCAACCATGGTGCTCATGATCCATCAAAAGGATAACTGGGTTAAAATTGTCCTATGCTGTGTGGCTTACTTTATGGTTGGTATCTTTGCAATGACGAATTCCCATATAATTTTATCAATTAATAAGAATAAACTCAAGAGGTTGAAACAAGCATTTCATACACCAGCTAGTTGA